Proteins from one Fragaria vesca subsp. vesca linkage group LG6, FraVesHawaii_1.0, whole genome shotgun sequence genomic window:
- the LOC101308405 gene encoding uncharacterized protein LOC101308405, whose amino-acid sequence MGLLLLDLLFADDSMLYSYASSSDCQVIRNILNVYEAASGQQINLQKSSVVFSSSVPPQEQRCCADVLGMQIVSKHDKYLGILTRVGQSRNDTFAYIKDNLSKKLTGWRSKLMSAAGGEILINVVAQAMPIYTMNNYLLPQNLVQDLHQLCAQFWWGGTDVKKVCIGRLGIPYVGQRVREEWGFVTFLPSI is encoded by the coding sequence ATGGGTCTCCTGTTATTAGACTTACTCTTCGCTGATGATAGTATGCTGTATTCCTATGCTTCCTCTAGTGATTGCCAGGTTATTAGAAATATTCTGAATGTGTATGAGGCGGCTTCTGGGCAACAGATTAATTTACAGAAAAGTAGTGTGGTATTTAGCAGTAGTGTTCCTCCTCAAGAACAGCGTTGTTGTGCAGATGTGTTGGGGATGCAGATAGTGTCAAAACATGATAAATACCTGGGTATTCTGACTCGGGTGGGCCAGTCAAGGAATGATACTTTCGCTTATATAAAGGATAATTTGTCTAAAAAGCTGACTGGTTGGAGGTCAAAACTAATGAGTGCAGCAGGTGGGGAGATACTGATCAATGTGGTGGCTCAAGCTATGCCCATTTACACGATGAACAATTATCTGCTTCCTCAAAATTTGGTGCAAGATCTTCATCAACTATGCGCCCAATTTTGGTGGGGCGGGACAGATGTGAAGAAAGTATGCATTGGCAGGCTTGGGATTCCTTATGTCGGCCAAAGAGTGAGGGAGGAATGGGGTTTTGTCACCTTTTTGCCTTCAATCTAG